A stretch of the Prochlorococcus marinus str. MIT 0918 genome encodes the following:
- the scpB gene encoding SMC-Scp complex subunit ScpB: MSDDIKISLPARIEAVLYLKGKPLSSDEISDILKESKSHIEESIFALIAGYSQRDTALEIKDKNGKYSLQLRQGLGELVQNLLPVDISGATLRTLATIALKKRILQSDLVELRGSGAYEHIKELLAINFIERKRQRDGRSFWLTLSEKFHRTFTVIPDIKETDPKKAA; encoded by the coding sequence ATTTCAGACGATATAAAAATATCTCTGCCTGCACGTATAGAGGCTGTTCTTTATTTGAAAGGTAAGCCTTTATCTTCAGATGAAATTTCCGACATCTTAAAGGAATCTAAATCACATATAGAAGAATCTATTTTTGCTCTTATTGCTGGGTATTCACAAAGAGACACTGCTCTTGAAATTAAAGATAAAAATGGAAAATATAGCCTTCAATTAAGACAAGGACTCGGAGAATTAGTACAAAACTTACTCCCCGTTGATATTTCCGGGGCAACTCTTAGAACACTTGCAACTATTGCTCTGAAAAAAAGAATCCTTCAATCTGATCTAGTTGAGCTAAGAGGTTCTGGTGCCTATGAACATATCAAAGAGCTTCTTGCAATAAATTTTATAGAAAGGAAGAGACAACGTGATGGTCGTTCTTTTTGGTTAACCCTCTCAGAAAAATTTCATCGGACATTCACTGTAATTCCTGATATAAAGGAGACAGATCCTAAAAAAGCTGCTTAA
- the dxs gene encoding 1-deoxy-D-xylulose-5-phosphate synthase has protein sequence MRLSEVSHPNQLHGLTTAQLEDMACQIRERHLQVVSTSGGHLGPGLGVVELTLALYQTLDLDEDKIVWDVGHQAYPHKLITGRYSNFDSLRQKGGVAGYLKRSESLFDHFGAGHASTSISAALGMAFARDRLGKNYKCVAVIGDGALTGGMALEAINHAGHLPNTPFLVVLNDNDMSISPPVGALSTYLNRMRHSPPIQFLSDSVQEGVKNFPFIGKDIPQEIKSLTGSVKRLAVPKVGAVFEELGFTYMGPIDGHDISEMVRTFQAAHRIGGPVLVHVATTKGKGYPYAEADQVGYHAQSAFDLTTGKSIPSKTPKPPSYSKVFGQTLVKICEQNSKVIGITAAMATGTGLDLLQKAIPDQYVDVGIAEQHAVTLAAGMACDGLRPVCAIYSTFLQRAFDQLIHDVGIQNLPVTFVLDRAGIVGADGPTHQGQYDISYFRSIPNFTVMAPKDEAELQRMLVTCLHHDGPCTLRIPRGPGEGVTLMEEGWEPLKIGRGEVLSEGDDLLIIAYGAMVASAKETSNILKKSGISSTVVNARFLRPLDQALIHPLARRIGKVVTIEEGTLLGGFGSAIVESFADQDLKVSTLRIGIPDKLVDHASPQQSKEALGLTPNQITQTILKRFGWDKSDSIYVGNSNTESL, from the coding sequence ATGAGATTGAGCGAAGTTAGTCATCCTAATCAACTCCATGGCTTGACTACAGCTCAACTTGAAGACATGGCTTGCCAGATTAGGGAAAGGCATCTTCAGGTTGTTTCTACAAGTGGTGGTCATTTAGGCCCAGGATTAGGAGTAGTTGAATTAACACTTGCCCTTTATCAAACCTTAGATCTTGATGAGGATAAAATTGTATGGGATGTTGGTCATCAAGCATATCCTCATAAATTAATTACAGGTCGCTATTCCAATTTTGATTCTTTAAGACAAAAAGGTGGAGTAGCTGGATATTTGAAACGTTCAGAAAGTTTATTTGATCATTTTGGTGCTGGGCATGCAAGTACTTCAATATCTGCTGCACTTGGGATGGCATTTGCTCGAGACCGTTTAGGAAAAAATTATAAATGTGTCGCTGTAATTGGAGATGGAGCACTTACTGGTGGAATGGCATTAGAAGCTATTAATCATGCCGGACATCTTCCAAATACTCCTTTTTTAGTAGTACTAAATGATAATGACATGTCAATTTCTCCACCAGTTGGAGCACTTTCTACATATTTAAATCGAATGAGGCATAGTCCCCCCATTCAATTTCTTTCCGATAGTGTTCAAGAAGGTGTGAAAAATTTTCCTTTTATAGGCAAGGATATACCTCAAGAAATTAAATCATTGACAGGAAGTGTAAAACGACTAGCTGTTCCAAAAGTAGGAGCTGTATTTGAGGAATTAGGATTTACTTATATGGGACCAATAGATGGTCATGATATATCTGAAATGGTTCGTACTTTTCAAGCAGCACATCGTATTGGTGGTCCAGTATTAGTTCATGTTGCTACCACTAAAGGTAAGGGATATCCTTACGCAGAAGCTGATCAAGTTGGATATCACGCACAATCTGCATTTGATTTAACTACTGGTAAATCCATTCCTTCAAAAACCCCAAAACCACCTAGTTATAGCAAAGTCTTTGGTCAGACATTGGTAAAAATATGTGAGCAAAATAGCAAGGTGATTGGGATTACAGCAGCCATGGCCACAGGGACAGGTCTTGATTTGCTTCAGAAGGCTATACCAGATCAATATGTAGATGTTGGAATTGCAGAACAACATGCCGTCACCCTTGCAGCAGGTATGGCATGTGATGGATTAAGGCCTGTTTGTGCTATTTACAGCACTTTCTTGCAAAGAGCTTTTGACCAATTAATACATGATGTTGGTATCCAAAACTTACCAGTTACTTTTGTTCTTGATAGAGCAGGGATTGTTGGTGCTGATGGCCCTACTCATCAAGGTCAATATGATATTAGCTATTTCAGATCTATACCTAATTTTACCGTTATGGCACCCAAAGATGAAGCAGAGCTTCAAAGAATGCTAGTTACATGCCTTCATCATGACGGACCCTGTACATTGCGGATTCCAAGAGGCCCTGGTGAAGGGGTGACTTTAATGGAAGAAGGATGGGAGCCATTAAAAATAGGTCGAGGAGAGGTCCTTTCTGAAGGTGATGATTTATTAATAATTGCTTATGGGGCAATGGTTGCTTCCGCTAAAGAAACTTCCAATATTCTTAAAAAATCTGGTATTTCTTCAACAGTTGTAAATGCGAGATTTTTAAGGCCTCTTGATCAAGCATTAATACATCCATTAGCTAGACGAATTGGTAAAGTCGTTACCATAGAAGAAGGAACACTTTTAGGAGGATTTGGCTCAGCTATTGTTGAATCATTTGCAGATCAGGATTTAAAGGTTTCAACATTAAGAATAGGTATACCAGATAAATTAGTTGATCATGCTAGCCCGCAGCAAAGTAAAGAGGCACTTGGTTTAACTCCAAATCAAATTACTCAAACTATATTGAAAAGATTTGGATGGGATAAGTCAGATTCGATTTATGTTGGTAATTCAAATACAGAATCACTTTAG
- a CDS encoding YggT family protein: protein MSTVISNIFGVLSQTVSIYSYILILRVLLTWFPNIDWSNPILSSVSSITDPYLNLFRGIIPAIGGLDISPILAFILLNVVESMLLNLQFAVVNSNLINSFA, encoded by the coding sequence ATGTCAACAGTCATCTCAAACATCTTTGGAGTATTAAGTCAAACAGTATCAATATATTCCTACATACTGATATTACGAGTCCTATTAACGTGGTTTCCTAATATAGATTGGTCCAATCCTATTTTGAGTAGCGTTAGTTCTATAACTGATCCATATCTAAACTTATTTAGGGGCATAATACCTGCTATAGGAGGGCTTGATATATCACCTATTCTTGCATTTATACTTTTAAATGTAGTTGAATCAATGCTACTTAATCTTCAATTTGCTGTAGTAAATAGTAATTTAATTAATAGCTTTGCATGA
- a CDS encoding ABC transporter permease has protein sequence MARKVSLSEILIMSVKTLKSNKLRSSLTMLGIIIGNASVITLLGVGKGAQKLATNQLSNLGANVLFVVPGNNDTRRRGVAFPKNLTLKDAIAIKEQVPSVKEVAPQISSNEVIQYQSKSISSTVIGVTKEFLPVRSFDIANGRFISDDDINGAKNVVIIGHELNNDLFNNKNSLGDKIRIKDQSFVIIGIMEPKGAVFGSNQDKNLYIPLSTMVNRISGKDPTYGISLSFISVQATNSKAINAAKFQITNLLRQRHNIIKDDDFAVRSQKDALTIVSTITGGLTLMLAAIGGISLLVGGIGIMNIMLVSVSERTEEIGLRKAIGARDSDILLQFLIESLILAVLGGVFGTFIGLGSVNLIALATSLPANIEIRVILFTVSLSGSIGLIFGVLPARRAAKLDPIVALRSL, from the coding sequence ATGGCAAGAAAAGTATCATTATCTGAAATCTTAATAATGTCTGTAAAGACATTAAAGTCTAATAAATTACGTAGTTCTTTGACTATGTTAGGAATAATAATTGGCAATGCATCTGTTATAACATTACTTGGGGTTGGTAAAGGAGCACAAAAATTAGCTACTAATCAGTTAAGTAATTTAGGTGCAAATGTACTTTTTGTTGTTCCAGGTAATAATGATACTAGAAGGAGAGGAGTAGCTTTTCCAAAGAATTTAACTTTAAAAGATGCTATTGCTATAAAAGAACAAGTTCCATCAGTAAAAGAAGTAGCACCCCAAATATCATCAAATGAAGTTATTCAATATCAATCAAAAAGTATTAGTTCTACAGTAATAGGAGTAACAAAAGAATTTCTTCCTGTTAGAAGTTTTGATATTGCGAATGGAAGATTTATTTCTGATGATGATATAAATGGAGCAAAGAATGTTGTTATTATTGGTCATGAATTAAATAACGATCTTTTTAACAATAAAAATTCCCTGGGCGATAAGATAAGAATAAAAGATCAGTCATTTGTAATAATTGGAATAATGGAACCTAAGGGAGCAGTATTTGGTAGTAATCAGGATAAAAACTTATACATTCCTTTATCAACTATGGTTAATCGTATATCTGGAAAAGATCCAACATATGGAATTAGTTTAAGCTTTATAAGTGTTCAAGCTACAAATTCAAAAGCAATAAATGCCGCTAAGTTTCAAATAACAAATCTATTAAGGCAAAGACATAATATTATTAAAGATGATGATTTTGCTGTAAGGTCTCAAAAGGATGCTTTAACAATAGTTTCAACAATTACAGGTGGTTTAACATTAATGCTTGCTGCAATAGGTGGTATTTCATTATTAGTTGGTGGGATAGGAATAATGAATATAATGTTAGTATCAGTAAGTGAAAGAACAGAAGAAATAGGTTTAAGAAAAGCTATTGGAGCAAGAGATTCTGATATTTTATTACAATTTCTAATAGAATCTCTTATTCTAGCAGTATTAGGTGGTGTGTTTGGCACATTTATAGGATTAGGATCAGTTAACCTGATTGCATTAGCAACTTCTTTGCCAGCAAACATTGAAATACGCGTAATCCTTTTTACTGTAAGTCTTTCTGGTTCTATTGGTTTAATCTTTGGAGTATTACCAGCACGAAGAGCTGCTAAATTAGATCCAATTGTTGCCTTGCGCAGCTTATAA
- the ilvA gene encoding threonine ammonia-lyase, biosynthetic — MEEIFQKILKARVYDVAKETPLEKARNLSNKLQNKIWFKREDLQPVFSFKLRGAYNKMVNLTQDERKKGVIASSAGNHAQGVALSASYLNCRAVIVMPITTPPMKIKSVKALNAEIILYGETYDEAYLEAKRISKKEKLIFIHPFDDPEVIAGQGTIGIEILQQIDTKPDAIYIAVGGGGLIAGVATYIKTLWPDVQIIGVEPEDASAMTDSLKAGKRIELSTVGLFADGVAVKEVGALNFELAKTYVDNMITVNTDETCAAIKDFFEDTRSILEPAGALSIAGLKSDVHNRKLNSKNLIAITCGANMNFERLRFVAERSVLGEKKEAMFAIEIPEEAGSLKRFCATIGNRNLTEFSYRLSIGNSANIFMGIEVQNDEDRDLITKRLNKSGYNLTDLSDDEFSKLHLRHMVGGRLPMSCLNKSSKEYKELLYRFEFPERPGALMKFLEAMKPEWSISIFHYRNHGADIGRIVIGVLVKKDDLANWENFLNEIGYKNWEETKNPAYKLFLGAQID; from the coding sequence ATGGAGGAGATTTTTCAAAAAATTCTTAAAGCACGAGTTTATGACGTTGCTAAAGAAACACCCCTAGAAAAAGCTAGGAATCTAAGTAATAAGTTGCAAAATAAAATCTGGTTTAAAAGGGAAGATCTACAACCAGTATTTTCTTTCAAACTAAGAGGTGCCTATAACAAAATGGTTAACTTAACTCAAGATGAAAGAAAAAAAGGGGTAATAGCATCAAGTGCTGGGAATCATGCACAAGGAGTAGCGTTAAGCGCCTCATATCTAAATTGTAGAGCTGTAATAGTAATGCCAATTACCACTCCACCTATGAAAATAAAGTCCGTTAAAGCCTTAAATGCTGAAATAATATTATATGGAGAAACATATGACGAAGCGTATTTAGAAGCTAAAAGAATAAGTAAAAAGGAGAAATTGATTTTTATTCACCCTTTTGATGATCCAGAAGTAATCGCCGGACAAGGGACTATTGGCATAGAAATTCTTCAACAAATAGATACCAAGCCTGATGCAATCTATATAGCTGTAGGCGGCGGCGGATTAATAGCTGGCGTAGCTACTTATATAAAGACACTTTGGCCTGATGTTCAAATAATTGGGGTTGAACCAGAAGATGCATCTGCAATGACAGATTCATTAAAAGCAGGAAAACGAATTGAATTATCAACTGTAGGGTTGTTCGCTGATGGTGTAGCTGTTAAAGAAGTAGGTGCATTAAATTTTGAATTAGCCAAAACTTATGTAGATAATATGATTACTGTAAATACAGATGAAACTTGTGCTGCAATTAAAGATTTTTTTGAAGATACTCGGTCTATCTTGGAACCTGCTGGAGCTCTATCAATAGCAGGATTGAAATCTGATGTGCATAATAGAAAATTAAATAGTAAGAATCTTATAGCTATAACTTGTGGAGCCAATATGAATTTTGAAAGGCTTAGATTTGTAGCTGAAAGATCAGTTCTAGGAGAAAAAAAAGAAGCAATGTTTGCAATTGAAATCCCAGAAGAAGCAGGATCTTTAAAAAGGTTTTGTGCAACTATAGGAAATAGAAATCTTACAGAGTTTAGTTACAGATTATCTATTGGAAATTCAGCAAATATATTTATGGGAATTGAAGTACAAAATGATGAAGATAGAGACTTAATAACAAAAAGACTTAATAAGTCAGGTTATAATTTAACTGATCTAAGTGATGACGAGTTTTCTAAATTACATTTACGTCATATGGTTGGCGGAAGACTTCCTATGTCATGTTTAAACAAATCATCTAAGGAATATAAGGAATTGCTTTATAGGTTTGAATTTCCCGAAAGACCTGGAGCATTAATGAAATTTCTCGAAGCAATGAAACCTGAGTGGAGCATAAGTATTTTTCACTATAGAAACCATGGGGCAGATATTGGGAGGATAGTTATTGGTGTATTAGTAAAAAAAGATGATCTTGCTAACTGGGAGAACTTTCTAAATGAAATAGGCTATAAAAATTGGGAAGAAACTAAAAACCCTGCTTATAAATTATTTTTAGGTGCGCAGATTGATTAA
- a CDS encoding nucleoside triphosphate pyrophosphohydrolase family protein, which produces MDLNQYQDKSRETARYPDVGNNPIYPTLGLAGESGEVADKVKKVIRDKNGVFGENEKIQIKLELGDVLWYVAQLSSELGFKLEDVAITNIEKLSSRSKRGAISGDGDNR; this is translated from the coding sequence ATGGACCTTAATCAGTACCAAGACAAATCTAGAGAAACAGCTCGTTATCCTGATGTAGGAAATAATCCTATTTATCCAACACTAGGCCTTGCTGGTGAATCTGGTGAGGTTGCAGACAAGGTTAAGAAGGTCATTAGAGATAAAAATGGGGTATTCGGTGAAAATGAAAAGATTCAAATTAAACTTGAATTAGGAGATGTCCTTTGGTATGTAGCTCAATTATCAAGTGAGCTGGGCTTTAAATTAGAGGATGTGGCAATTACAAACATTGAAAAATTATCAAGTAGGTCTAAAAGGGGGGCTATTTCAGGTGATGGAGATAACAGGTAA